A genomic segment from Echeneis naucrates chromosome 20, fEcheNa1.1, whole genome shotgun sequence encodes:
- the LOC115060917 gene encoding polyhomeotic-like protein 3 isoform X2, which translates to MDRELVRQTASDHGEATNGTSPQPDSSIPTTPTPPRLTPNPMLLDSPAPTLTPTTSSPPPPLTPAPSVSVSHSPKAAVTAASPHILVPAPPKLTSTATPTLRTYSRPILPSPGGASKSSPASQTSASSSLSSSSSSLAVATASPLISSSSATHVSTTMSTKTSTTLTNGNTRPVSTPTSTPITPFHTPASPPGRQVSQTLPGGTPGLVRANQSPSPVRQRVSQQTLLLGKGLKGSGQDQVLLRAQMLILTSAMRPSPSSSSSSSSSSSTSSSSSSSSNPASAQLQSLTLRPPPPGALTIPPSLRLKPPSSAPPPLSRPHAPLFPPLRPRPQPSTTATESPTTPSRHLSVPPPTLYSPVRAVPLRPRLYSPNGHRVASPRQTSTLQPIAAAPSGQAPPIGGPLAGLKSCALSQTMLGSGQSQHSSLSVTNPMSASSQFERSPSAARQLQIIALSSGRQPQPGTYAHTAVQSPPSPPPVSEPPEVSSQSKRTLSSEDVLPVPLNPSVPKTSSPLPSPPSLLSPASPPGQAGPQTQTLRERGRGVRQGVRDEGGKDLRTDRDDQRETAKEEKQRLTTEKKISPKEQEQEVEVTREEEQMDVTEEGQSDGDRRDEERKMEEEEEEEEEAAMDQTEKFPSRQPQNTDPVPDQDSVKDSSLESKPILDLTSVQSSAQSSAPAPAPVPVPAPVSEVPVQNQRVQEPQRDLQPVSQEDFCENMSTQSDNQSALSSLSSQSPPSSPFITPLAENPPPLLPAQPPEKVDKVVEEPRHPAEAEAETAGQSEDESESFGQSLSSPWEPKEWPEGRQVLTHLVEGFVIQEGLQPFPVRTHGVNRSSLLVPEQVAKPQEVNGTNGRAALPVTDVMKPSEHSTDSDEEGGDTDDPGTRSGHRDRTVLHCQFCGKRGHAHNFMRSKRFCSTSCARGFNVRLTKRLRALSAGGRSERPRPALNRAESVPGKPLLLRLPRDLWSAGRREKEGKETVAAAEEDEEDEDEDEDMVGGGEEEDDDDGGEEDPAVAMTTRMGHRAARRARRASAPAMTTSTPTTTFKPAPSQWSVEEVTAFIHTLPGCSDVAEAFRLQEIDGQALLLLTEDHLMTSMNIKLGPALKICAHINSLKNQ; encoded by the exons ATGGACCGGGAGCTGGTTCGTCAGACCGCATCAGACCACGGAGAGGCCACCAATGGAACCAGCCCTCAGCCCGACTCCTCCatccccaccacccccacccctcctcgGCTCACCCCCAACCCCATGCTCCTGGACTCCCCTGCCCCTACGCTgacccccaccacctcctcccctcctccccctctcaccCCGGCTCCGTCCGTCTCTGTGTCTCACAGCCCGAAGGCGGCGGTGACGGCAGCGTCTCCCCACATCCTGGTCCCCGCTCCGCCTAAACTCACCTCCACTGCCACCCCCACCCTCCGTACGTATTCTCGCCCCATCCTGCCCTCCCCAGGCGGCGCCTCCAAATCATCTCCTGCCTCACAgacctccgcctcctcctctctctcctcctcttcctcctcccttgcTGTAGCCACCGCCTCCCCCCtcatctcctcttcttctgcaaCACACGTCAGCACCACCATGTCCACCAAGACCTCCACCACCCTGACCAACGGGAACACCAGGCCCGTGTCCACGCCGACCTCCACACCAATCACGCCCTTTCACACGCCAGCCAGTCCACCTGGCCGACAG GTATCACAGACTCTTCCCGGGGGCACACCTGGTCTTGTGCGAGCCAATCAGAGCCCTTCCCCCGTCAGGCAGAGGGTTTCCCAGCAGACACTGCTCCTAGGGAAAGGTCTCAAAGGGTCTGGCCAAGACCAGGTGCTGCTCCGAGCTCAGatg CTGATTCTTACGTCTGCTATGAGACCTTCcccgtcctcctcttcctcttcctcctcctcttcttctacctcctcttcctcttcctcctcctctaatCCTGCTTCAGCTCAG CTCCAGAGCCTCACCCTGAGGCCTCCTCCCCCTGGAGCTCTCACCATCCCCCCCTCCCTCCGCCTGAAGCCGCCATCTTCAGCCCCGCCTCCCCTCTCTCGCCCCCACGCCCCGCTCTTCCCACCTCTCAGGCCTCGACCGCAGCCCAGCACCACAGCAACGGAGAGCCCAACTACGCCCAGCCGCCATCTCTCCGTCCCCCCTCCAA CTCTCTACTCTCCGGTCCGAGCCGTCCCTCTGAGGCCCCGCCTTTATTCTCCGAACGGCCACAGAGTGGCGTCGCCTCGACAAACCTCGACCCTCCAACCAATCGCTGCTGCTCCTTCCGGTCAGGCTCCTCCCATCGGCGGACCGCTGGCCGGACTGAAGAGTTGTGCGTTATCTCAAACCATGCTGGGCTCTGGCCAATCCCAGCACAGCTCCCTGTCTGTGACCAATCCCATGTCTGCTTCTTCCCAGTTCGAGCGCTCGCCGTCTGCCGCCAGGCAGCTGCAGATCATCGCTCTGTCTTCGGGGCGCCAGCCTCAGCCTGGAACGTACGCCCACACGGCGGTGCAGTCACCGCCATCTCCGCCTCCCGTCAGTGAGCCGCCTGAGGTTTCCAGCCAATCAAAGAGGACTTTGAGCAGTGAAGATGTGCTTCCTGTTCCTCTGAACCCCTCAGTGCCAAAAACCAGCTCTCCTCTGCCCTCgcccccgtctctcctcagtCCCGCCTCTCCTCCAGGTCAGGCTGGACCTCAAACACAGACTCTG agggagagagggcgAGGGGTGAGACAGGGAGTCAGAGACGAGGGGGGTAAAGACCTGAGGACGGACAGAGACGACCAAAGAGAGACGGCgaaggaggagaagcagagactCACGACTGAGAAGAAAATCAGTCCGaaggagcaggaacaggaagtcGAGGTCaccagagaggaagagcagatgGACGTgacagaggaaggacagagCGACGGAGACAGGAGAGAcgaggagaggaagatggaggaggaggaagaggaggaggaggaggctgccaTGGACCAGACCGAGAAGTTCCCCAGCCGTCAGCCCCAGAACACAGATCCTGTCCCAGACCAGGACTCCGTTAAAGACTCCAGCTTGGAATCCAAACCCATCCTGGATCTTACCTCAGTCCAGAGCTCAGCCCAGAGCTCAGCCCCCGCCCCAGCTCCGGTCCCGGTCCCCGCTCCAGTCTCGGAGGTCCCCGTCCAGAATCAGAGGGTCCAGGAGCCTCAGCGAGACCTCCAGCCCGTCAGTCAGGAGGACTTCTGTGAGAACATGTCCACCCAGTCGGACAACCAGTCAG CTCTGTCCAGCCTCTCCTCTCagtctcccccctcctctcccttcatcACCCCCCTGGCAGAAaaccctccccccctcctccccgcTCAGCCG CCCGAGAAGGTTGACAAAGTGGTTGAGGAGCCGCGTCACCCGGCCGAGGCCGAAGCCGAGACCGCGGGCCAGTCGGAGGACGAGTCGGAGAGCTTCGGCCAATCGCTGAGCAGCCCCTGGGAGCCGAAGGAGTGGCCTGAGGGGCGGCAGGTTCTGACACACCTGGTGGAGGGATTCGTCATCCAGGAGGGGCTCCAACCGTTTCCTGTACGGACACACGGC GTGAACCGCTCGTCCCTGCTGGTCCCAGAACAGGTGGCCAAACCGCAGGAAGTGAACGGGACCAATGGCAGAGCGGCGCTGCCTGTGACGGACGTGATGAAACCGTCCGAGCACTCCACCGACTCTGACGAGGAGGGAGGAGACACGGACGACCCCGGGACCA GGTCGGGCCACCGGGATCGAACGGTGCTCCACTGTCAGTTCTGCGGGAAGAGAGGCCACGCACACAACTTCATGCGGTCCAAGCGCTTCTGCTCCACTTCCTGTGCACGCGG GTTTAACGTCCGTCTGACGAAGCGTCTGCGGGCGCTGAGTGCAGGCGGCCGCTCCGAGAGGCCTCGACCGGCTCTGAACAGGGCCGAGTCCGTCCCAGGGAAACCTCTGTTACTGCGCCTG CCTCGTGATCTGTGGAGCGCCGGCCGGCgtgagaaggagggaaaggagacggtggcggcggcggaggaggacgaggaggacgaggacgaaGACGAGGACAtggtgggaggaggggaggaggaagacgacgatgatggaggagaggaggacccTGCTGTCGCCATGACGACGAGGATGGGGCATCGGGCAGCTCGTAGAGCGCGGAGGGCGTCTGCGCCCGCCATGACCACGTCCACACCCACAACTACGTTCAAACCCGCCCCCTCCCAGTGGAGCGTGGAGGAAGTCACCGctttcatacacacactgcCAG GCTGCAGCGATGTAGCGGAGGCTTTCAGGCTGCAGGAGATCGATGGccaggctctgctgctgctgaccgAAGACCATCTGATGACCAGCATGAACATCAAACTAGGACCGGCTCTGAAGATCTGCGCTCACATCAACAGCCTGAAGAACCAGTGA
- the LOC115060917 gene encoding polyhomeotic-like protein 3 isoform X1 — protein MDRELVRQTASDHGEATNGTSPQPDSSIPTTPTPPRLTPNPMLLDSPAPTLTPTTSSPPPPLTPAPSVSVSHSPKAAVTAASPHILVPAPPKLTSTATPTLRTYSRPILPSPGGASKSSPASQTSASSSLSSSSSSLAVATASPLISSSSATHVSTTMSTKTSTTLTNGNTRPVSTPTSTPITPFHTPASPPGRQVSQTLPGGTPGLVRANQSPSPVRQRVSQQTLLLGKGLKGSGQDQVLLRAQMLQSLTLRPPPPGALTIPPSLRLKPPSSAPPPLSRPHAPLFPPLRPRPQPSTTATESPTTPSRHLSVPPPTLYSPVRAVPLRPRLYSPNGHRVASPRQTSTLQPIAAAPSGQAPPIGGPLAGLKSCALSQTMLGSGQSQHSSLSVTNPMSASSQFERSPSAARQLQIIALSSGRQPQPGTYAHTAVQSPPSPPPVSEPPEVSSQSKRTLSSEDVLPVPLNPSVPKTSSPLPSPPSLLSPASPPGQAGPQTQTLVQKGEAKDGEEQRERGRGVRQGVRDEGGKDLRTDRDDQRETAKEEKQRLTTEKKISPKEQEQEVEVTREEEQMDVTEEGQSDGDRRDEERKMEEEEEEEEEAAMDQTEKFPSRQPQNTDPVPDQDSVKDSSLESKPILDLTSVQSSAQSSAPAPAPVPVPAPVSEVPVQNQRVQEPQRDLQPVSQEDFCENMSTQSDNQSALSSLSSQSPPSSPFITPLAENPPPLLPAQPVHPTELGLSRHEPEKVDKVVEEPRHPAEAEAETAGQSEDESESFGQSLSSPWEPKEWPEGRQVLTHLVEGFVIQEGLQPFPVNRSSLLVPEQVAKPQEVNGTNGRAALPVTDVMKPSEHSTDSDEEGGDTDDPGTRSGHRDRTVLHCQFCGKRGHAHNFMRSKRFCSTSCARGFNVRLTKRLRALSAGGRSERPRPALNRAESVPGKPLLLRLPRDLWSAGRREKEGKETVAAAEEDEEDEDEDEDMVGGGEEEDDDDGGEEDPAVAMTTRMGHRAARRARRASAPAMTTSTPTTTFKPAPSQWSVEEVTAFIHTLPGCSDVAEAFRLQEIDGQALLLLTEDHLMTSMNIKLGPALKICAHINSLKNQ, from the exons ATGGACCGGGAGCTGGTTCGTCAGACCGCATCAGACCACGGAGAGGCCACCAATGGAACCAGCCCTCAGCCCGACTCCTCCatccccaccacccccacccctcctcgGCTCACCCCCAACCCCATGCTCCTGGACTCCCCTGCCCCTACGCTgacccccaccacctcctcccctcctccccctctcaccCCGGCTCCGTCCGTCTCTGTGTCTCACAGCCCGAAGGCGGCGGTGACGGCAGCGTCTCCCCACATCCTGGTCCCCGCTCCGCCTAAACTCACCTCCACTGCCACCCCCACCCTCCGTACGTATTCTCGCCCCATCCTGCCCTCCCCAGGCGGCGCCTCCAAATCATCTCCTGCCTCACAgacctccgcctcctcctctctctcctcctcttcctcctcccttgcTGTAGCCACCGCCTCCCCCCtcatctcctcttcttctgcaaCACACGTCAGCACCACCATGTCCACCAAGACCTCCACCACCCTGACCAACGGGAACACCAGGCCCGTGTCCACGCCGACCTCCACACCAATCACGCCCTTTCACACGCCAGCCAGTCCACCTGGCCGACAG GTATCACAGACTCTTCCCGGGGGCACACCTGGTCTTGTGCGAGCCAATCAGAGCCCTTCCCCCGTCAGGCAGAGGGTTTCCCAGCAGACACTGCTCCTAGGGAAAGGTCTCAAAGGGTCTGGCCAAGACCAGGTGCTGCTCCGAGCTCAGatg CTCCAGAGCCTCACCCTGAGGCCTCCTCCCCCTGGAGCTCTCACCATCCCCCCCTCCCTCCGCCTGAAGCCGCCATCTTCAGCCCCGCCTCCCCTCTCTCGCCCCCACGCCCCGCTCTTCCCACCTCTCAGGCCTCGACCGCAGCCCAGCACCACAGCAACGGAGAGCCCAACTACGCCCAGCCGCCATCTCTCCGTCCCCCCTCCAA CTCTCTACTCTCCGGTCCGAGCCGTCCCTCTGAGGCCCCGCCTTTATTCTCCGAACGGCCACAGAGTGGCGTCGCCTCGACAAACCTCGACCCTCCAACCAATCGCTGCTGCTCCTTCCGGTCAGGCTCCTCCCATCGGCGGACCGCTGGCCGGACTGAAGAGTTGTGCGTTATCTCAAACCATGCTGGGCTCTGGCCAATCCCAGCACAGCTCCCTGTCTGTGACCAATCCCATGTCTGCTTCTTCCCAGTTCGAGCGCTCGCCGTCTGCCGCCAGGCAGCTGCAGATCATCGCTCTGTCTTCGGGGCGCCAGCCTCAGCCTGGAACGTACGCCCACACGGCGGTGCAGTCACCGCCATCTCCGCCTCCCGTCAGTGAGCCGCCTGAGGTTTCCAGCCAATCAAAGAGGACTTTGAGCAGTGAAGATGTGCTTCCTGTTCCTCTGAACCCCTCAGTGCCAAAAACCAGCTCTCCTCTGCCCTCgcccccgtctctcctcagtCCCGCCTCTCCTCCAGGTCAGGCTGGACCTCAAACACAGACTCTGGTCCAGAAAGGAGAGGCGAAGGATGGcgaggagcagagggagagagggcgAGGGGTGAGACAGGGAGTCAGAGACGAGGGGGGTAAAGACCTGAGGACGGACAGAGACGACCAAAGAGAGACGGCgaaggaggagaagcagagactCACGACTGAGAAGAAAATCAGTCCGaaggagcaggaacaggaagtcGAGGTCaccagagaggaagagcagatgGACGTgacagaggaaggacagagCGACGGAGACAGGAGAGAcgaggagaggaagatggaggaggaggaagaggaggaggaggaggctgccaTGGACCAGACCGAGAAGTTCCCCAGCCGTCAGCCCCAGAACACAGATCCTGTCCCAGACCAGGACTCCGTTAAAGACTCCAGCTTGGAATCCAAACCCATCCTGGATCTTACCTCAGTCCAGAGCTCAGCCCAGAGCTCAGCCCCCGCCCCAGCTCCGGTCCCGGTCCCCGCTCCAGTCTCGGAGGTCCCCGTCCAGAATCAGAGGGTCCAGGAGCCTCAGCGAGACCTCCAGCCCGTCAGTCAGGAGGACTTCTGTGAGAACATGTCCACCCAGTCGGACAACCAGTCAG CTCTGTCCAGCCTCTCCTCTCagtctcccccctcctctcccttcatcACCCCCCTGGCAGAAaaccctccccccctcctccccgcTCAGCCGGTCCACCCCACCGAGCTCGGCCTGTCGCGCCATGAGCCCGAGAAGGTTGACAAAGTGGTTGAGGAGCCGCGTCACCCGGCCGAGGCCGAAGCCGAGACCGCGGGCCAGTCGGAGGACGAGTCGGAGAGCTTCGGCCAATCGCTGAGCAGCCCCTGGGAGCCGAAGGAGTGGCCTGAGGGGCGGCAGGTTCTGACACACCTGGTGGAGGGATTCGTCATCCAGGAGGGGCTCCAACCGTTTCCT GTGAACCGCTCGTCCCTGCTGGTCCCAGAACAGGTGGCCAAACCGCAGGAAGTGAACGGGACCAATGGCAGAGCGGCGCTGCCTGTGACGGACGTGATGAAACCGTCCGAGCACTCCACCGACTCTGACGAGGAGGGAGGAGACACGGACGACCCCGGGACCA GGTCGGGCCACCGGGATCGAACGGTGCTCCACTGTCAGTTCTGCGGGAAGAGAGGCCACGCACACAACTTCATGCGGTCCAAGCGCTTCTGCTCCACTTCCTGTGCACGCGG GTTTAACGTCCGTCTGACGAAGCGTCTGCGGGCGCTGAGTGCAGGCGGCCGCTCCGAGAGGCCTCGACCGGCTCTGAACAGGGCCGAGTCCGTCCCAGGGAAACCTCTGTTACTGCGCCTG CCTCGTGATCTGTGGAGCGCCGGCCGGCgtgagaaggagggaaaggagacggtggcggcggcggaggaggacgaggaggacgaggacgaaGACGAGGACAtggtgggaggaggggaggaggaagacgacgatgatggaggagaggaggacccTGCTGTCGCCATGACGACGAGGATGGGGCATCGGGCAGCTCGTAGAGCGCGGAGGGCGTCTGCGCCCGCCATGACCACGTCCACACCCACAACTACGTTCAAACCCGCCCCCTCCCAGTGGAGCGTGGAGGAAGTCACCGctttcatacacacactgcCAG GCTGCAGCGATGTAGCGGAGGCTTTCAGGCTGCAGGAGATCGATGGccaggctctgctgctgctgaccgAAGACCATCTGATGACCAGCATGAACATCAAACTAGGACCGGCTCTGAAGATCTGCGCTCACATCAACAGCCTGAAGAACCAGTGA
- the cldn11b gene encoding claudin-11b yields MAHMCRQLTGSVASSVGWVGVIVATATNDWVRTCDYTVATCVRMDELGSRGLWAECVISPALYHCVALNQILTLPAYVQTSRALMICACLLGLPAMLLVLMAAPCIRLQNDSSAAKLQRGRVGGALFILMAVCGIISTVWFPVGVHHSEGLMSFGFSLYAGWVGSALCLIGGSVILCCQGNDPRTPGRENSFYYSRQRGTATPMDRPANHAKSAMV; encoded by the exons ATGGCCCACATGTGCAGGCAGCTGACCGGGAGCGTGGCGAGCAGCGTGGGCTGGGTGGGGGTCATCGTGGCCACGGCCACCAACGACTGGGTCCGCACCTGCGACTACACGGTGGCCACATGTGTCCGCATGGACGAGCTCGGCTCCAGGGGCCTCTGGGCCGAGTGTGTTATCTCCCCGGCCCTGTACCACTGTGTGGCCCTGAACCAGATCCTCACTCTGCCAG cGTACGTGCAGACGTCCCGTGCCCTGATGATCTGCGCCTGTCTCCTCGGTCTTCCTGCCATGTTGCTCGTCCTCATGGCCGCTCCCTGTATCCGTCTGCAGAACGACAGCTCGGCCGCCAAGCTGCAGCGAGGGAGAGTGGGAGGAGCCCTGTTCATCCTGATGg CCGTCTGCGGCATCATATCGACCGTCTGGTTCCCCGTCGGCGTCCATCACAGCGAAGGCCTGATGTCCTTCGGTTTCTCTCTCTACGCCGGCTGGGTCGGCTCCGCCCTCTGCCTCATCGGCGGCTCAGTGATTCTGTGTTGCCAAGGCAACGACCCCAGGACCCCGGGCAGAGAGAACAGCTTCTACTACTCCAGACAGCGAGGTACGGCCACGCCAATGGACCGCCCCGCCAACCACGCCAAGAGCGCCATGGTGTGA
- the slc7a14b gene encoding probable cationic amino acid transporter → MAAWLGRVSVGDAWYNMVSRLLRTKPLGSMAHGADDLTELAEGSKVGLAKVLTTVDLVSLGVGSCVGTGMYVVAGLVAKAMAGPGVILSFIIAAVASILSGVCYAEFGVRVPKTTGSAYTYSYVTVGEFVAFFIGWNLILEYLIGTAAGASALSSMFDSLANHSISNYMIAHLGTLRGLGKGEATYPDLLALFIALLVTVIIAFGVRNSVGFNNVLNVVNLVVWVFMIIAGLFFLSAKNWEGSNFLPYGWSGVMQGAATCFYAFIGFDIIATTGEEAKNANTSIPYAITASLVTCLTAYVSVSVILTLMVPYDLIDGSAPLMEMFAVHGFLWGKYIVAVGSIAGLTVSLLGSLFPMPRVIYAMSRDGLLFRFLSHVSAFTHTPTVACVVSGSFAAVLALLVSLRDLIEMMSIGTLLAYTLVSVCVLLLRYQPDDQADTHQFNSEEDGAAPTKDGQILIERPDGDGSSSYHDGGTEGEGEGSDFHTGHTSLLKRLLGGHYYTLRMRLGMPDASARPTPATGRTVTRCTLLLFLMSFFLWSTVIFGVEQGTGGGAVFSGLMAALMAASMAKLLIVILQQPESVRRLPYMAPCVPFVPAAAILVNSYLMLKLSPLTWTRFTIWCLIGLLIYVCYGVWNSTLELKAREQQAHTSSYQRYDEHLDDSISPDDDLYPQDQDQEPYQGWSAPEERGYHYRHQDGDQEEAAGDQYGYQSGAGGQYSSRSKGRTNHGFDAGEEED, encoded by the exons ATGGCGGCGTGGCTGGGCCGGGTCTCTGTGGGCGACGCCTGGTACAACATGGTCTCCCGCCTGCTGCGGACCAAACCGCTGGGCTCCATGGCTCATGGCGCTGACGACCTCACTGAGCTTGCtgaggggtcaaaggtcgggCTGGCCAAGGTCCTGACCACCGTGGACCTGGTGTCGCTCGGGGTTGGCAGCTGCGTTGGCACGGGGATGTATGTGGTCGCCGGGCTGGTCGCCAAGGCCATGGCCGGTCCAGGAGTCATCCTGTCATTCATTATCGCGGCGGTGGCCTCCATCTTGTCAG GCGTGTGCTACGCAGAGTTTGGTGTCCGGGTGCCCAAAACGACGGGCTCCGCCTACACCTACAGCTACGTGACGGTTGGAGAGTTTGTGGCGTTTTTCATCGGCTGGAACTTGATCCTGGAGTACCTGATCGGCACAGCGGCGGGGGCGTCAGCTCTCAGCAGCATGTTCGACTCTCTGGCCAATCATAGCATCAGTAACTACATGATTGCACACCTGGGCACGCTCAGAGGGCTTG GTAAAGGTGAGGCCACGTACCCGGACCTGCTGGCCCTCTTCATCGCCCTGCTGGTGACCGTCATCATCGCTTTCGGGGTGCGTAACTCGGTGGGCTTCAACAACGTCCTCAACGTGGTCAACCTGGTGGTCTGGGTCTTCATGATCATCGCCGGACTCTTCTTCCTCTCCGCCAAAAACTGGGAGGGCAGCAACTTCCTGCCCTACGGCTGGTCAGGG gtgatgcagggAGCAGCGACCTGTTTCTACGCCTTCATTGGCTTCGACATCATCGCGACGACAGGAGAGGAGGCGAAAAACGCCAACACCTCCATCCCCTACGCCATCACAGCCTCGCTGGTCACCTGCCTCACCGCCTATGTGTCG GTGAGTGTGATCCTGACTCTGATGGTTCCCTACGACCTGATCGACGGCTCGGCTCCCCTCATGGAAATGTTTGCGGTGCACGGCTTCCTGTGGGGGAAGTACATCGTGGCCGTGGGCTCCATCGCCGGACTCACCGTCTCCCTGCTGGGCTCGTTGTTCCCGATGCCGAGGGTGATCTACGCCATGTCCCGGGACGGCCTGCTGTTCCG GTTCCTCTCACATGTGTCGGCGTTCACGCACACTCCCACTGTGGCCTGTGTGGTGTCGGGGAGCTTCGCCGCCGTCCTCGCTCTGCTGGTGAGCCTCCGGGATCTCATTGAGATGATGTCCATCGGCACTCTGCTGGCCTACACtctggtcagtgtgtgtgtgctgctgctgcgctACCAGCCGGACGACCAGGCCGACACACACCAGTTTAACTCCGAGGAGGACGGAGCGGCGCCAACGAAGGACGGCCAGATCCTGATCGAAAGGCCAGATGGAGATGGATCCTCGTCCTACCACGATGGCGGgactgaaggagaaggagaggggtcTGATTTCCACACAGGCCACACCTCGTTGCTGAAAAGGCTTCTGGGAGGTCACTACTACACCTTGCGGATGCGGCTGGGAATGCCAGACGCATCGGCCCGGCCCACCCCTGCCACCGGCCGCACCGTGACCCGGtgcaccctcctcctcttcctcatgtCCTTCTTCCTCTGGTCCACTGTCATATTTGGCGTGGAGCAGGGAACGGGAGGTGGGGCGGTGTTTTCCGGCCTGATGGCTGCACTGATGGCGGCCTCCATGGCAAAGCTTTTAATCGTGATCCTGCAGCAGCCTGAGAGTGTGCGGCGTCTGCCTTACATGGCGCCATGTGTGCCCTTCGTCCCTGCGGCGGCCATATTGGTCAACAGCTACCTCATGCTCAAACTGTCTCCGCTCACCTGGACCAGGTTCACCATCTGGTGCCTCATTG GTCTGCTGATCTACGTCTGTTACGGCGTTTGGAACAGCACGCTGGAGCTGAAGGCCCGCGAGCAGCAGGCGCACACCAGCTCCTACCAACGCTACGACGAGCACCTGGACGACTCCATCTCCCCCGACGACGACCTTTACCcccaggaccaagaccaggaacCCTACCAGGGCTGGTCTGCCCCGGAGGAGCGGGGATACCACTACCGGCACCAGGACGGGGACCAGGAGGAGGCCGCCGGTGACCAGTATGGATACCAGTCCGGAGCGGGAGGCCAGTACTCGAGCAGGTCCAAGGGAAGGACCAATCACGGCTTTGATGCAGGCGAAGAGGAGGACTGA
- the rpl22l1 gene encoding ribosomal protein eL22-like, which yields MAPMKQKRSTVGKKAKKGAAWKFTLDLTHPVEDGILDSANFETFLKERIKVNGKTGNLGNIVQVGRMKNKINVTSEKQFSKRYLKYLTKKYLKKNNLRDWLRVVASDKETYELRYFQISQDDEESEADE from the exons ATGGCGCCG atgaaacagaaaaggtCGACTGTTGGCAAAAAGGCCAAGAAGGGAGCTGCATGGAAGTTCACCCTGGACCTGACCCACCCGGTGGAGGACGGGATCCTGGACTCCGCAAACTTT GAAACCTTCCTCAAAGAGAGGATAAAGGTCAATGGGAAGACGGGGAATCTGGGGAACATTGTCCAGGTTGGCCGCATGAAGAACAAGATCAACGTCACATCTGAGAAGCAGTTTTCCAAAAG GTATCTGAAGTATCTGACCAAGAAGTACCTGAAGAAGAACAACCTGCGTGACTGGCTCAGAGTGGTGGCGTCGGACAAGGAGACATACGAGCTGCGTTACTTCCAGATCAGCCAGGACGACGAGGAGTCGGAGGCAGACGAGTGA
- the eif5a gene encoding eukaryotic translation initiation factor 5A-1 yields MADPDLDFQTGESGASATYPMQCSALRKNGYVVLKGRPCKIVEMSTSKTGKHGHAKVNLVGIDIFTNKKYEDMCPSTHNMDVPSIKRIDYQLVNINENYMSLMSDNGEIREDLRVPENEVGKEIEAKFEAGDDFMVTVISAMGEECAVATKVLANK; encoded by the exons ATGGCAGATCCTGATCTTGACTTCCAGACCGGCGAGTCTGGTGCCTCCGCCACCTACCCCATGCAGTGCTCTGCTCTGCGTAAGAACGGCTATGTGGTGTTGAAGGGACGTCCTTGCAAAATTGTGGAGATGTCCACCTCCAAGACCGGCAAGCACGGGCATGCTAAG GTTAACCTGGTTGGTATCGACATCTTCACTAACAAGAAGTATGAAGATATGTGCCCCTCCACCCACAACATGGATGTTCCCTCCATCAAGAGGATAGACTACCAG TTGGTCAATATCAATGAAAACTACATGTCCTTGATGAGCGACAATGGAGAGATCAGGGAGGACCTGCGTGTTCCTGAAAATGAAGTCGGCAAGGAAATTGAGGCCAAGTTTGAGGCGGGTGATGACTTCATG GTCACCGTGATTTCTGCCATGGGGGAGGAATGTGCTGTCGCTACCAAGGTCTTGGCCAACAAATAG